TGTGGAGACGAAATCAGTCTCTGTTTACACCCCACTCATATATGTCTTTATTCTGGTAGTGTCCCTTGTGATGTTCGCTTCAAACTACAGGAAGAACCaggccaaaaaaattagcgAACAACCATCGatatttgatgaaaatgatgcTCATGATCTGTATTTTCAGATAAAGGAAATGagtgaaaatgaaaaaatccatGAAAAGGTCTTGAAGGCCGCCTTATTGAACAGAGGTGCAGAATCTGTTAGACGATcattaaaattgaaagaattggcTCCCCAAATCAAtcttttatataaaaatggGTCAATCGGGGAAGATTATTGGAAGAGATTTGAAACTGAAGTTAAATTAATTGAACTGGAATTTAAAGATACTTTACAAGAAGCCGAAAAACTACAACCAGGTTGGGTGCAATTGTTCGTTATGGtttgtaaagaaatttgcTTTAATCAAGCTCTTTCCAGACGTTATCAATCAAT
The nucleotide sequence above comes from Saccharomyces paradoxus chromosome II, complete sequence. Encoded proteins:
- the SEC66 gene encoding Sec63 complex subunit SEC66 (Non-essential subunit of Sec63 complex~similar to YBR171W), with product MSEFNETKFSNNGTFFETEEPIVETKSVSVYTPLIYVFILVVSLVMFASNYRKNQAKKISEQPSIFDENDAHDLYFQIKEMSENEKIHEKVLKAALLNRGAESVRRSLKLKELAPQINLLYKNGSIGEDYWKRFETEVKLIELEFKDTLQEAEKLQPGWVQLFVMVCKEICFNQALSRRYQSILKRKEVCIKEWELKINNEGRLTN